The following are from one region of the Oryzias latipes chromosome 12, ASM223467v1 genome:
- the drg1 gene encoding developmentally-regulated GTP-binding protein 1 isoform X1, with translation MSILAKIAEIENEMARTQKNKATAHHLGLLKARLAKLRRELITPKGGSGGGTGEGFDVAKTGDARVGFVGFPSVGKSTLLSNLAGVYSEVAAYEFTTLTTVPGVIRYKGAKIQLLDLPGIIEGAKDGKGRGRQVIAVARTCNLILIVLDVLKPLVHKKLIEHELEGFGIRLNKQPPNIGFKKKDKGGINFTTTCPQTELDSETVKSILAEYKIHNADITLRADCTADDLIDVVEGNRVYIPCIYVLNKIDQISIEELDVIYKVPHCVPISAHHRWNFDDLLEKMWDYLKLVRIYTKPKGQLPDYTSPVVLPDGRTSVEDFCLKIHKNLIKELKYALVWGASVKHNPQKVGKDHVMEDEDVIQLVKK, from the exons ATGAGTATACTTGCAAAAATAGCGGAGATTGAAAATGAG ATGGCCAGAACTCAGAAGAACAAGGCCACAGCTCACCACTTGGGTCTGCTCAAAGCACGCCTTGCCAAACTGAGGAGGGAGCTCATCACACCAAAAGGAGGCAGTGGGGGTGGAACCGGGGAAG GCTTTGATGTCGCAAAGACAGGAGACGCTCGTGTCGGCTTTGTTGGTTTTCCTTCAGTCGGAAAGTCAACACTGCTGAGTAATCTTGCAGGTGTTTATTCTGAGGTTGCTGCCTATGAGTTCACCACCCTTACAACAGTACCTGGTGTCATTCGGTACAAAGGTGCCAAAATTCAG cttcTGGATCTCCCAGGAATCATTGAGGGAGCCAAAGATGGCAAGGGCAGAGGCAGACAGGTTATTGCAG TGGCTCGAACCTGCAATCTAATCCTAATAGTGCTGGATGTGTTGAAGCCTCTTGTTCATAAGAAGCTAATAGAACACGAGCTGGAGGGCTTTGGAATCCGACTTAACAAACAACCACCCAACATCGGATTCAAGAAGAAGGACAAAGGAGGCATTAACTTTACCACCACA TGTCCACAAACTGAGCTCGATTCTGAAACAGTTAAGAGCATCCTGGCCGAATACAAGATCCATAACGCGGATATCACTCTGCGTGCCGACTGCACCGCTGATGACCTCATCGATGTGGTGGAGGGAAATCG GGTCTACATCCCGTGCATTTAtgtcttaaataaaattgaccagATCTCAATTGAAGAGCTGGATGTCATTTACAAGGTCCCACACTGTGTCCCCATCTCAGCCCACCACCGCTGGAATTTTGATGACCTGTTGGAGAAGATGTGGGATTACCTTAAGCTTGTGCGCAT CTACACCAAACCCAAAGGACAACTTCCCGATTACACATCTCCCGTCGTGCTCCCTGACGGACGAACCTCCGTTGAGGATTTCTGCTTAAAGATTCACAAAAACCTCATCAAAGAGTTGAAGTA TGCACTTGTGTGGGGCGCCTCAGTGAAACACAACCCTCAAAAGGTGGGCAAGGACCACGTGATGGAGGACGAAGACGTTATTCAGCTGGTCAAAAAGTGA
- the stard7 gene encoding stAR-related lipid transfer protein 7, mitochondrial encodes MFHSVPRRPVCEIGVNTMRLQNSRSFRRAVEEAKEKLEKVPWLGRNVGLLLSWLQRAGAGANEAAGQSRKGLLSIFADHCGFVTGQRLRRACQIGELYSNIYSERTKWTLVGNIWRRFQSRNAPTGKLVAALAGIFMWESEKIQDEEMRRCGLELEALEDVKRMYTSSATVSGQPDASWEAVMEKKDFRVWKRPIPNSHLYEYRVLGSYNDVTPRQFFNVQLDTEYRKKWDSLVIKLEVIDRDSMTGSEVVHWATHFPYPLYSRDYVYVRRYEVDINHNLMILVSRAVQHPKVPETQEFVRVHSYQSKMVIRPHKSFDENGFDYLLTYSDDPQTVFPRYCVSWMVSSGMPDFLEKLHVAALRAKNLEMGIHDYTGVIKSSDTNRPANQDRLGGEGAHTGGSGQIYA; translated from the exons ATGTTTCACTCTGTACCCCGTCGTCCCGTCTGCGAGATCGGCGTAAACACAATGAGGCTCCAGAACAGCAGATCGTTCAGGCGAGCCGTGGAGGAGGCCAAAGAAAAGCTGGAGAAGGTCCCGTGGCTGGGGAGGAACGTGGGCCTGCTGTTGTCATGGCTCCAGAGGGCAGGTGCGGGTGCCAACGAGGCCGCAGGTCAGAGCAGGAAGGGGCTGCTGTCGATATTTGCGGACCACTGTGGCTTCGTCACCGGCCAGAGGCTCCGGCGCGCGTGCCAGATCGGCGAGCTTTACTCCAACATCTATTCCGAGCGAACCAAGTGGACCCTAGTTGGGAATATATGGCGCAGATTTCAGAGCAGGAACGCCCCCACGGGGAAGCTGGTGGCGGCCCTGGCTGGGATCTTCATGTGGGAAAGCgagaaaattcaagatgaagAAATGCGCAG GTGTGGACTGGAGCTGGAGGCCCTGGAGGATGTTAAACGCATGTACACATCTTCTGCGACTGTGAGCGGACAACCGGATGCCAGTTGGGAAGCGGTGATGGAGAAGAAAGATTTCAGAGTATGGAAGCGACCTATTCCCAACAGTCACCTCTATGAATACAGAG tcttgGGTTCTTACAACGATGTCACTCCAAGACAATTCTTCAACGTACAG TTGGACACTGAATACAGGAAGAAGTGGGATTCCTTGGTCATTAAGCTTGAAGTGATTGACAGAGACTCCATGACTGGTTCTGAAGTCGTTCACTGGGCAACACACTTTCCT TATCCGTTGTATTCAAGAGACTACGTATACGTGCGCCGCTATGAAGTTGATATCAACCACAATCTAATGATTTTGGTCTCCAG GGCTGTGCAGCATCCCAAAGTCCCAGAGACCCAGGAGTTTGTGAGAGTCCACTCGTACCAATCAAAGATGGTCATTCGACCTCACAAGTCCTTTGATGAG AATGGGTTTGATTACCTGCTGACGTACAGCGATGATCCACAGACCGTCTTTCCACGTTACTGTGTGAGCTGGATGGTTTCCAGCG gaaTGCCCGATTTCCTAGAGAAGCTGCATGTTGCTGCATTGCGAGCGAAGAACTTAGAAATGGGGATTCATGACTACACGGGCGTCATTAAATCCAGCGACACGAACCGCCCGGCCAACCAGGACCGGCTCGGTGGAGAAGGCGCGCACACAGGTGGTTCTGGGCAGATTTACGCCTGA
- the drg1 gene encoding developmentally-regulated GTP-binding protein 1 isoform X2 → MARTQKNKATAHHLGLLKARLAKLRRELITPKGGSGGGTGEGFDVAKTGDARVGFVGFPSVGKSTLLSNLAGVYSEVAAYEFTTLTTVPGVIRYKGAKIQLLDLPGIIEGAKDGKGRGRQVIAVARTCNLILIVLDVLKPLVHKKLIEHELEGFGIRLNKQPPNIGFKKKDKGGINFTTTCPQTELDSETVKSILAEYKIHNADITLRADCTADDLIDVVEGNRVYIPCIYVLNKIDQISIEELDVIYKVPHCVPISAHHRWNFDDLLEKMWDYLKLVRIYTKPKGQLPDYTSPVVLPDGRTSVEDFCLKIHKNLIKELKYALVWGASVKHNPQKVGKDHVMEDEDVIQLVKK, encoded by the exons ATGGCCAGAACTCAGAAGAACAAGGCCACAGCTCACCACTTGGGTCTGCTCAAAGCACGCCTTGCCAAACTGAGGAGGGAGCTCATCACACCAAAAGGAGGCAGTGGGGGTGGAACCGGGGAAG GCTTTGATGTCGCAAAGACAGGAGACGCTCGTGTCGGCTTTGTTGGTTTTCCTTCAGTCGGAAAGTCAACACTGCTGAGTAATCTTGCAGGTGTTTATTCTGAGGTTGCTGCCTATGAGTTCACCACCCTTACAACAGTACCTGGTGTCATTCGGTACAAAGGTGCCAAAATTCAG cttcTGGATCTCCCAGGAATCATTGAGGGAGCCAAAGATGGCAAGGGCAGAGGCAGACAGGTTATTGCAG TGGCTCGAACCTGCAATCTAATCCTAATAGTGCTGGATGTGTTGAAGCCTCTTGTTCATAAGAAGCTAATAGAACACGAGCTGGAGGGCTTTGGAATCCGACTTAACAAACAACCACCCAACATCGGATTCAAGAAGAAGGACAAAGGAGGCATTAACTTTACCACCACA TGTCCACAAACTGAGCTCGATTCTGAAACAGTTAAGAGCATCCTGGCCGAATACAAGATCCATAACGCGGATATCACTCTGCGTGCCGACTGCACCGCTGATGACCTCATCGATGTGGTGGAGGGAAATCG GGTCTACATCCCGTGCATTTAtgtcttaaataaaattgaccagATCTCAATTGAAGAGCTGGATGTCATTTACAAGGTCCCACACTGTGTCCCCATCTCAGCCCACCACCGCTGGAATTTTGATGACCTGTTGGAGAAGATGTGGGATTACCTTAAGCTTGTGCGCAT CTACACCAAACCCAAAGGACAACTTCCCGATTACACATCTCCCGTCGTGCTCCCTGACGGACGAACCTCCGTTGAGGATTTCTGCTTAAAGATTCACAAAAACCTCATCAAAGAGTTGAAGTA TGCACTTGTGTGGGGCGCCTCAGTGAAACACAACCCTCAAAAGGTGGGCAAGGACCACGTGATGGAGGACGAAGACGTTATTCAGCTGGTCAAAAAGTGA